The following are encoded in a window of Crocosphaera sp. UHCC 0190 genomic DNA:
- a CDS encoding ABC transporter permease — MILTNLIAIFRKEFQSYFTSPFAYIIAAVFWLLSGFFFGAILDQLLQTLSFLEQSGQLPQSVDVPSQFLEEFFGVLTSLLLVLLPALSMGLYSEERKRGTLELLATSPVTNWVVAVGKLLGVVAFFLVLMIPIWIYEIIVFSNASPPVNLQVILLAHASLILIATAILSLGMFISSLTDSGILAYILTFVLVLFLWIMDAIANNTKEPFSTILSHLSLFDRYTDLVKGVLDISSLVLLASYIFLGIFLTAQSIEAFRFQRS, encoded by the coding sequence ATGATACTTACTAACTTAATTGCTATCTTCCGTAAAGAATTTCAAAGTTATTTTACCTCACCCTTTGCTTATATTATTGCTGCGGTTTTTTGGTTACTCTCTGGCTTCTTTTTTGGGGCCATTCTTGATCAACTGTTGCAAACCCTGTCCTTTTTAGAACAAAGTGGACAATTACCCCAGTCTGTAGATGTTCCTAGTCAATTTTTAGAGGAGTTTTTTGGGGTTCTAACTTCCTTATTATTGGTGCTATTACCGGCTTTATCTATGGGACTCTATTCCGAGGAAAGGAAGCGGGGAACTCTAGAATTATTAGCCACTTCTCCTGTTACAAATTGGGTAGTCGCTGTGGGAAAATTATTGGGAGTCGTTGCCTTTTTTCTGGTTTTAATGATTCCTATTTGGATTTATGAAATTATCGTCTTTAGCAATGCAAGTCCTCCCGTCAATTTACAAGTGATTCTCTTAGCTCATGCTTCTTTAATTCTTATTGCTACAGCGATTCTTTCCCTGGGAATGTTTATTTCTTCTTTGACAGATAGTGGAATTTTAGCTTATATTTTGACCTTTGTGTTAGTTTTGTTTTTGTGGATTATGGATGCGATCGCCAATAACACAAAGGAACCTTTTAGTACCATTTTATCCCATCTTTCTCTATTTGATCGTTATACTGACTTAGTGAAAGGAGTTTTAGATATCAGTAGTTTAGTTTTGTTGGCAAGTTATATATTTTTGGGAATTTTCTTAACTGCACAGTCCATAGAAGCCTTCCGCTTTCAACGCTCTTAA
- a CDS encoding ABC transporter ATP-binding protein, which yields MIEVEHLSKIYGSTAAIQDVDFSVESGEILGFLGPNGAGKTTTMRILSGYLPATTGTAKIAGYDVHEQSMEVRRRIGYLPETPPLYPDMTVEGFLLFVARIKGVVAGDRVSRVNWAMERCQLGDKRKVLIRKLSKGYKQRVGIAQAIVHDPPAIILDEPTVGLDPKQIIEVRNLIKSLAGEHTIILSTHILPEVSMTCDRVTIINRGKVIATDTPDNLMSHLTARGGYELDIEGDISNLEPSLKEMSGIAKVEINSELKDNDEQRHFIHLTTDSEREIGKDIAALIISQGLGLYEMRRTRASLEDVFLELITEESSVENPEKSVETSDNFDSENPS from the coding sequence ATGATTGAAGTCGAACACCTCAGCAAAATTTACGGGTCAACTGCTGCCATTCAAGATGTAGATTTTTCCGTTGAAAGTGGGGAAATTCTCGGTTTTTTAGGGCCAAATGGGGCAGGAAAAACCACCACCATGCGAATTTTAAGCGGTTATCTCCCTGCCACCACCGGAACCGCTAAAATAGCAGGGTATGATGTCCATGAACAGTCGATGGAAGTGCGACGACGCATCGGGTATCTTCCCGAAACACCTCCTTTGTACCCTGATATGACGGTAGAAGGGTTTTTGCTGTTTGTCGCACGCATTAAAGGAGTGGTAGCAGGCGATCGCGTTTCTAGGGTAAACTGGGCGATGGAACGCTGTCAGTTGGGAGATAAGCGTAAAGTCTTAATTCGCAAGCTTTCTAAGGGCTATAAACAACGGGTAGGCATTGCTCAAGCGATTGTTCATGATCCTCCTGCGATTATTTTGGATGAACCGACAGTGGGACTTGACCCGAAACAAATCATTGAAGTTCGCAATCTGATTAAGAGTTTAGCGGGGGAACATACGATCATTTTATCAACTCATATTTTGCCGGAAGTGAGTATGACTTGCGATCGCGTTACTATTATTAATCGGGGGAAAGTTATTGCTACAGATACTCCTGATAATTTAATGTCCCATTTAACCGCAAGAGGAGGATATGAATTAGATATTGAGGGGGATATATCAAATCTTGAACCGAGTTTAAAAGAAATGTCTGGTATTGCCAAGGTTGAGATTAATTCTGAACTCAAAGATAATGATGAGCAACGTCATTTCATCCACTTGACGACAGATTCAGAGCGAGAAATTGGCAAAGACATTGCTGCCTTAATTATTAGTCAGGGTTTGGGACTCTATGAAATGCGGCGAACCCGCGCCTCCTTAGAGGATGTTTTCTTAGAGTTAATCACCGAAGAATCAAGTGTTGAAAATCCAGAAAAATCGGTTGAAACCTCTGATAATTTTGACAGTGAAAATCCTTCCTAA
- the cofG gene encoding 7,8-didemethyl-8-hydroxy-5-deazariboflavin synthase subunit CofG, whose product MSKQITYSPAYTLVPTYECFNRCTYCNFRVAPDQDDWLTLEKAEKILQKLQHQSICEILILSGEVHPQSSRRKAWFQRIYDLCQLALSLGFLPHTNVGPLSFTEMETLKTVNVSMGLMVEQISPKLLQTVHNYAPSKRPELRLQQLEWAGKLKIPFTTGLLLGIGETLKDCWETLDVISQIHHRWHHIQEVILQPHSPGQKQTLITPAFNYHQLPEIIAKAKEILPESITLQIPPNLITEPQCLLDCLAAGARDLGGIGPKDEVNPDYPHHTHQGLINLLATNGWQLVPRLPIYPQYDSWLSSSLQFAVNSWRIRTGNLKSLNQTFRTCFKT is encoded by the coding sequence ATGTCTAAGCAAATTACTTATAGTCCTGCTTATACCTTAGTACCTACCTATGAATGTTTTAACCGTTGTACCTATTGTAATTTTCGGGTTGCTCCTGATCAAGATGATTGGTTAACCTTAGAAAAAGCGGAAAAAATCTTACAGAAATTACAACATCAATCTATTTGTGAAATTCTTATTCTTAGTGGAGAAGTTCATCCTCAGTCTTCAAGAAGAAAAGCTTGGTTTCAACGAATTTATGATCTTTGTCAATTAGCGTTATCTCTGGGATTTTTGCCCCATACCAATGTCGGTCCCTTAAGTTTTACTGAAATGGAAACTTTAAAAACCGTTAATGTGTCAATGGGATTAATGGTAGAACAAATAAGCCCAAAACTGTTACAAACAGTTCATAATTATGCACCGAGTAAACGCCCTGAATTGCGTTTACAACAGTTAGAATGGGCAGGGAAATTAAAAATCCCTTTCACGACAGGTCTTTTATTAGGAATTGGAGAAACTTTAAAGGATTGTTGGGAAACCTTAGACGTGATCAGCCAAATTCATCACCGTTGGCATCATATCCAAGAAGTCATCTTACAACCTCATAGTCCTGGTCAAAAACAAACGTTGATTACCCCTGCTTTTAATTATCATCAATTACCAGAAATTATTGCTAAAGCAAAGGAAATTTTACCTGAGTCTATTACCTTACAAATCCCCCCTAATTTAATTACTGAACCTCAATGTTTATTAGACTGTTTAGCAGCAGGGGCTAGAGATTTAGGAGGAATTGGCCCCAAAGATGAAGTAAATCCTGATTATCCCCATCACACTCATCAAGGATTAATTAATCTTTTAGCCACAAACGGATGGCAATTAGTGCCTCGTCTACCGATTTATCCTCAATATGATTCTTGGTTATCTTCCTCTTTACAATTTGCGGTGAATTCCTGGAGAATTAGAACAGGCAATTTGAAGAGTTTAAATCAAACTTTTAGAACTTGTTTTAAGACATAG
- a CDS encoding acetolactate synthase large subunit, whose product MGEMNTAELLVQCLENEGVEYIFGLPGEENLHVLEALKNSSIKFITTRHEQGAAFMADVYGRLTGKAGVCLSTLGPGATNLMTGVADANLDGAPLVAITGQVGTDRMHIESHQYLDLVAMFAPVTKWNKQIVRPSITPEVTRKAFKVAESEKPGAVHIDLPENIAAMPVVGHPLQRDAQEKTYASYRSLNAAAMAISKAKNPLILVGNGTIRAKASEALTEFVTSLNIPVANTFMGKGAVPYTHPLSLWTVGLQQRDLITCAFEQSDLVIAVGYDLIEYSPKKWNPEGTTPIIHIGMAPAEIDSSYIPLVEVVGDISDSLMDILKRADRQGKSTSVAAGLRTELVTEYERYANDDGFPIKPQKIIYDLRQVMGPEDIVISDVGAHKMWMARHYHSDCPNTCIISNGFAAMGIAIPGAIAAKFVAPDKKVVAVTGDGGFMMNCQELETALRVGTPFVTLIFNDSGYGLIEWKQINQFGESAFIKFTNPDFVKFAESMGLKGYRVESAADLVPTLKMALAQDVPAVIDCPVDYGENIRFSQKAGDLSCQIWE is encoded by the coding sequence ATGGGGGAAATGAACACCGCTGAATTACTGGTTCAGTGTCTAGAGAATGAGGGAGTCGAGTACATTTTTGGATTACCTGGTGAAGAGAATTTACACGTTCTTGAAGCTTTAAAGAATTCTTCCATCAAATTTATCACCACCCGTCACGAACAAGGAGCCGCTTTTATGGCCGATGTTTACGGACGACTGACAGGGAAGGCCGGAGTTTGTCTCTCCACCTTGGGGCCAGGGGCCACCAACTTGATGACAGGGGTGGCTGATGCTAATCTAGATGGTGCGCCTTTAGTGGCTATTACGGGACAGGTGGGAACGGATCGAATGCACATTGAATCCCATCAATATCTCGATTTAGTGGCCATGTTTGCCCCTGTCACCAAATGGAATAAGCAAATTGTGCGGCCAAGTATTACCCCAGAAGTCACCCGTAAAGCCTTTAAAGTGGCCGAAAGTGAGAAACCTGGGGCAGTTCATATTGATTTGCCGGAAAATATTGCCGCCATGCCTGTAGTTGGCCACCCCTTACAACGGGACGCACAAGAGAAAACTTATGCCTCTTATCGCAGTTTAAATGCGGCAGCTATGGCGATTTCTAAGGCGAAGAACCCCTTAATTTTAGTCGGGAATGGGACAATTCGGGCCAAGGCCAGTGAAGCGTTAACGGAGTTTGTCACTAGCTTAAATATTCCGGTGGCTAATACCTTTATGGGCAAAGGGGCCGTTCCTTATACTCATCCCTTATCATTATGGACAGTTGGCCTGCAACAACGAGATTTAATTACCTGCGCTTTTGAACAAAGTGATCTGGTGATTGCTGTGGGGTATGATTTGATTGAATATTCCCCCAAAAAATGGAATCCTGAAGGCACAACCCCAATTATTCATATTGGCATGGCCCCGGCAGAAATTGACAGCAGTTATATTCCTTTGGTGGAGGTAGTGGGGGATATTTCTGACTCTTTGATGGATATTTTAAAACGGGCCGATCGCCAAGGAAAATCTACCTCCGTGGCCGCAGGGTTACGCACAGAATTGGTGACGGAATACGAACGCTATGCTAATGATGACGGGTTTCCTATTAAACCTCAAAAGATCATCTACGATCTGCGTCAGGTAATGGGGCCTGAAGATATCGTCATTTCTGATGTGGGGGCCCATAAAATGTGGATGGCCCGTCATTATCATTCTGATTGTCCTAATACCTGTATTATTTCTAATGGGTTTGCGGCCATGGGTATTGCTATTCCTGGGGCGATCGCCGCTAAATTTGTGGCCCCTGATAAGAAGGTGGTAGCGGTGACAGGAGACGGCGGTTTTATGATGAACTGTCAAGAGTTAGAAACCGCTTTACGAGTAGGAACCCCGTTTGTTACTCTGATTTTCAATGACAGTGGTTATGGCTTAATTGAATGGAAACAAATTAATCAATTTGGTGAGTCTGCTTTCATTAAATTTACTAATCCTGATTTTGTTAAGTTTGCCGAAAGTATGGGATTAAAAGGTTATCGTGTTGAGTCAGCAGCAGATTTAGTTCCTACTTTGAAAATGGCTTTAGCACAGGATGTTCCAGCCGTGATTGATTGTCCCGTTGATTATGGAGAAAATATCCGTTTCTCTCAAAAAGCTGGCGATTTAAGTTGTCAAATTTGGGAATAA
- the aroF gene encoding 3-deoxy-7-phosphoheptulonate synthase, whose protein sequence is MFKTKLATKSHPNHVNPVSISDNVCFGQEEIVIIAGPCAVESWEQMENVARQMNSAPVQALRGGAFKPRTSPYSFQGLGLEGLEILSGISKKYKMPVVTEVMSIEQIEAVASHADMLQVGSRNMQNFDLLKALGQANKPILLKRGLAATLEEFVGAAEYILSEGNSQVVLCERGIRSFDNYTRNVLDLGAVVALKQITCLPVIVDPSHAAGRRELIEPLAKAAIAAGADGLIIECHPHPNESVSDANQALSLEEMVNLAYNLEPIAVAVGRCLSVPANSLLAA, encoded by the coding sequence ATGTTTAAGACAAAATTAGCCACTAAATCCCATCCTAATCACGTTAACCCCGTTTCCATCTCTGATAATGTCTGTTTTGGTCAAGAAGAAATTGTTATTATTGCGGGCCCCTGCGCGGTAGAAAGTTGGGAACAAATGGAAAATGTGGCCCGTCAAATGAACTCGGCACCTGTTCAAGCGTTGAGGGGAGGGGCTTTCAAACCGAGAACCTCCCCCTACTCTTTCCAAGGTCTGGGACTTGAAGGGTTAGAGATACTTTCTGGCATCAGCAAAAAATATAAGATGCCAGTGGTAACAGAGGTGATGTCTATTGAACAAATAGAGGCAGTAGCGAGTCATGCAGATATGCTCCAGGTGGGGAGTCGTAATATGCAAAATTTTGACCTCCTGAAAGCCTTAGGACAAGCAAATAAACCTATCCTCCTGAAGCGGGGTTTAGCTGCTACCCTGGAGGAATTTGTTGGTGCTGCCGAATATATTTTAAGTGAAGGTAATAGCCAGGTTGTTCTCTGTGAACGGGGAATTCGCAGTTTTGATAATTATACCCGTAATGTCCTCGATTTGGGGGCGGTGGTTGCCCTCAAACAAATTACCTGTTTACCTGTTATTGTTGATCCTTCCCATGCCGCAGGTAGACGGGAATTGATTGAACCTTTAGCAAAAGCGGCGATCGCAGCAGGGGCCGATGGTTTAATTATTGAATGTCATCCCCATCCTAATGAGTCGGTTTCTGATGCTAATCAAGCGTTATCTTTAGAGGAAATGGTCAATTTAGCTTACAATTTAGAACCCATTGCTGTTGCAGTGGGTCGTTGTTTATCTGTCCCTGCTAATTCTTTATTGGCCGCATAA
- a CDS encoding DUF4340 domain-containing protein has translation MKLQKTTWGFLITAIFLAGIVYFYESQINPKQEEIKSQTKKIFDFQEKDIKLLTIETQSQILKFEKTEDNKQPWKMTKPKDKIANDAVVSFLTNLLVSSDIDRTFTIDKNQKAEYGLDQPLATIKVVLDNNKSHQIIIGNPDFQGELLYAQIDFNTQPEGKITIGLVPKSFQYALERTPEEWMLSEPKTDESKTNTNQDPKPTQEPKSSTTRP, from the coding sequence ATGAAATTACAAAAAACAACTTGGGGGTTTTTAATTACGGCTATTTTCTTAGCAGGAATAGTCTATTTTTATGAATCACAAATTAATCCTAAACAGGAAGAAATAAAGTCTCAGACTAAAAAAATTTTTGATTTTCAAGAAAAAGATATTAAACTATTAACCATTGAAACTCAATCACAAATCCTAAAATTTGAGAAAACTGAAGATAATAAGCAACCTTGGAAAATGACCAAACCCAAAGATAAAATAGCCAATGATGCCGTTGTTTCTTTTTTAACTAATTTATTGGTAAGTAGTGACATAGATAGAACTTTTACCATTGACAAAAATCAGAAGGCAGAGTATGGTTTAGATCAACCATTAGCCACTATAAAAGTTGTATTAGACAACAATAAAAGCCATCAAATCATTATCGGAAATCCAGATTTTCAGGGAGAATTATTATATGCACAAATTGATTTCAATACTCAACCCGAAGGTAAAATTACCATCGGTTTAGTGCCGAAAAGTTTTCAATATGCCTTAGAAAGAACACCCGAAGAATGGATGCTATCAGAGCCTAAAACCGATGAATCTAAAACTAACACTAATCAAGACCCTAAACCAACTCAGGAACCAAAGTCATCGACAACTCGGCCATAA
- a CDS encoding PEP-CTERM sorting domain-containing protein (PEP-CTERM proteins occur, often in large numbers, in the proteomes of bacteria that also encode an exosortase, a predicted intramembrane cysteine proteinase. The presence of a PEP-CTERM domain at a protein's C-terminus predicts cleavage within the sorting domain, followed by covalent anchoring to some some component of the (usually Gram-negative) cell surface. Many PEP-CTERM proteins exhibit an unusual sequence composition that includes large numbers of potential glycosylation sites. Expression of one such protein has been shown restore the ability of a bacterium to form floc, a type of biofilm.) translates to MRKNTLTTLLPIIGLAGSIMLSEGVTPSPVHAISFNINWTGGGGYTMTGMFSYDDVLIGTGAITGSSLDSFMIEFFQNSTSLGTWQPSDGGSFNFNFDTTTETFVLGGNTNTTTGQDWGLSSSGFGFGSGVVQALFQNGSPIPASATFVTNDSLTSSQVIEMPSTPEPVTVFGFLVVGAGLLASKNNKQT, encoded by the coding sequence ATGAGAAAAAACACCTTAACCACTCTCTTGCCCATAATCGGATTGGCTGGTTCGATTATGTTGTCTGAAGGGGTCACGCCTTCCCCCGTCCATGCTATCTCCTTTAACATTAACTGGACGGGTGGGGGTGGCTATACCATGACAGGGATGTTTAGCTATGATGATGTATTAATCGGTACTGGTGCAATTACGGGTAGTTCCCTGGACTCTTTTATGATTGAATTTTTTCAGAATTCGACTTCTTTAGGAACTTGGCAACCCAGTGACGGGGGTTCGTTTAATTTTAACTTCGACACCACCACGGAGACATTTGTGCTAGGAGGAAATACGAATACTACAACTGGACAAGATTGGGGATTGAGTTCCTCTGGTTTTGGCTTTGGATCTGGTGTAGTTCAAGCCTTATTTCAAAATGGTTCTCCCATTCCTGCCAGTGCCACTTTTGTTACAAATGACAGCCTAACCTCTAGCCAAGTAATCGAAATGCCCTCCACTCCCGAACCTGTCACTGTGTTTGGTTTCCTTGTGGTAGGCGCAGGTTTATTAGCTTCTAAGAATAACAAACAAACCTAA
- a CDS encoding GldG family protein codes for MTKLLNYRKIFQYLFIPGLILTVAGLVAGFTTKTWGAFYIGLVVIGGICLVIWLLFILITGQSFWQKRSTQAGTNALISTLSLFIILGLINFIAIRYFPRIDLTDNQLYTLSAETQSIVENLQQPIKVLIFDKETNPQDKDLLENYKRYNNKFEFEIVDPDVKVGLTKEFNVKSLGDVYLKYGNKKQLVQTLIAFNNREALSEIKLTNAIEKIKKDYIPTIYLLQGHGEYSLEKENAEQGSLSEAVSSLENKGYNVKPLNLVESFGIPTDADAIIIASPKRKLFDQEVQALKTYSEEGGNLLLLLDPNTDPGLEPLFKDWGIKLDNRIIIDGSGAGDVVGLGPTTPFITTYGNHPITKEFANGISFYPLSRPIDTVEVKGVEATSLIVTSDKMWAENDLESGEVTFDPKTDISGPFDLGVALTRKINPTEKNNDANGNKVEEKKENTNSSPSPSPSSNNEKPKKTESRLIIIGNSIFATNNLFGQQLNGDVFLNSVQWLGSQDEQPLSIRPKEAKNRRINLSSLQVNLLALLALVIFPLSALVAAVVTWWRRR; via the coding sequence ATGACAAAATTGCTAAATTATCGGAAAATTTTTCAATATCTTTTTATTCCTGGTTTAATCTTAACAGTTGCTGGTTTAGTAGCTGGTTTTACGACAAAAACCTGGGGAGCATTCTATATAGGTTTAGTTGTTATTGGAGGTATTTGTTTAGTTATTTGGTTATTATTTATTTTAATCACGGGACAAAGTTTTTGGCAAAAACGTTCAACACAAGCAGGAACAAATGCTTTAATTTCTACTCTCTCTTTATTCATAATTTTAGGATTAATTAATTTTATTGCCATTCGCTATTTTCCCCGTATTGATTTAACGGATAATCAACTTTATACCCTATCCGCAGAAACTCAATCAATTGTTGAAAATCTGCAACAACCTATCAAAGTTCTTATTTTTGATAAAGAAACAAATCCCCAGGATAAAGACTTATTAGAAAACTATAAACGCTATAATAATAAGTTTGAATTTGAAATTGTTGATCCTGATGTAAAAGTTGGACTAACTAAGGAATTCAATGTCAAATCATTAGGAGATGTTTACTTAAAATATGGGAATAAAAAACAACTGGTTCAAACCTTAATTGCTTTTAATAACCGAGAAGCTTTATCAGAAATTAAACTTACTAATGCCATTGAAAAAATTAAAAAAGATTATATACCGACCATTTATTTACTACAAGGCCATGGAGAATATTCCTTGGAAAAAGAAAATGCTGAACAAGGAAGTCTTTCTGAGGCAGTTAGTAGCTTAGAAAACAAAGGATACAATGTTAAACCCTTAAATTTAGTGGAGAGTTTTGGTATTCCCACTGATGCAGATGCGATTATTATTGCCAGTCCCAAACGTAAATTATTTGACCAAGAAGTTCAAGCCTTAAAAACCTATTCAGAAGAAGGCGGCAATTTATTATTATTACTTGATCCTAACACAGATCCAGGATTAGAACCTCTATTTAAAGACTGGGGAATTAAACTAGATAATCGTATCATTATTGATGGTTCAGGGGCCGGAGATGTGGTGGGTTTGGGCCCAACAACTCCTTTTATTACTACTTATGGCAATCATCCTATTACTAAAGAGTTTGCTAACGGAATTTCTTTTTATCCCCTCTCTCGTCCTATTGATACAGTTGAGGTAAAAGGGGTGGAAGCAACTTCTCTTATTGTTACCAGTGACAAAATGTGGGCCGAAAATGATTTAGAATCTGGAGAGGTAACATTTGACCCTAAAACGGATATTTCTGGCCCATTTGACTTAGGTGTTGCTTTAACCCGCAAAATTAATCCAACGGAGAAAAATAATGATGCTAATGGTAACAAAGTAGAAGAAAAGAAAGAAAACACAAACTCCTCCCCTTCTCCTTCCCCTTCTTCTAATAATGAAAAGCCCAAAAAAACTGAATCACGTTTAATTATCATTGGTAATTCAATATTTGCAACTAATAATTTATTTGGTCAACAATTAAATGGAGATGTCTTTTTAAATTCAGTCCAATGGTTGGGAAGTCAAGATGAGCAACCCCTATCAATTCGTCCCAAAGAAGCTAAAAATAGACGCATTAATTTGTCTTCTCTACAAGTTAATCTATTAGCATTACTTGCATTAGTTATCTTTCCTTTGTCTGCTTTAGTTGCTGCTGTAGTAACCTGGTGGCGTAGACGATAA
- a CDS encoding NAD-dependent succinate-semialdehyde dehydrogenase, translating to MGIATVNPATGETLKIFEPLSAEEIEVKLALGEATFKQYRKISLEQRSQWLKAAADILERDQRKFGEIMTLEMGKPIKSAIAEVNKCALVCRYYADHAADFLKDVPVTTDGSRSFIRYQPMGIILAVMPWNYPFWQVFRFAAPALMAGNVGILKHASNVPQSALAIEAILTEAGFPAGAFQTLLIGASQVESIMKDDRVKAATLTGSEPAGASLAATAGKQIKKTVLELGGSDPFIVLESADIEAAATTAVTARLLNNGQSCIAAKRFILVESVADRFEQLLVEKFQALKVGDPMLEDTDIGPLATPSMLLEISQQVQETVTKGGKILTGGQVISDRPGNFYPPTILTDIPVDSPGYSDEFFGPVALLFRVKDIDEAIELANSTIFGLGASGWTNDPAQQERLIEEIEAGCVFINGMVKSDPRLPFGGIKRSGYGRELSIQGMQEFLNVKTVWIK from the coding sequence ATGGGTATCGCCACAGTTAACCCAGCAACGGGAGAAACGCTAAAAATCTTTGAACCCCTCAGTGCCGAGGAGATCGAAGTCAAACTCGCTTTGGGAGAAGCCACCTTTAAACAGTACCGCAAGATTTCCCTAGAACAAAGGAGTCAATGGTTAAAAGCAGCCGCCGACATTTTAGAGCGAGATCAGCGCAAATTTGGGGAAATAATGACCCTAGAAATGGGAAAACCCATTAAAAGCGCGATCGCCGAAGTCAACAAATGCGCCTTAGTGTGTCGTTACTACGCTGACCATGCTGCTGACTTTCTCAAAGATGTCCCCGTTACCACCGACGGGAGTCGTAGTTTCATCCGCTATCAACCCATGGGCATAATCTTAGCGGTCATGCCTTGGAATTACCCATTTTGGCAGGTGTTTCGCTTTGCCGCCCCTGCTTTGATGGCCGGAAACGTAGGCATTCTCAAACACGCTTCTAACGTCCCCCAAAGTGCCTTAGCCATTGAAGCCATTCTCACAGAAGCAGGTTTTCCCGCCGGAGCCTTCCAAACATTGCTGATTGGGGCCTCTCAAGTAGAGTCTATCATGAAGGATGATCGGGTCAAAGCTGCCACCTTAACCGGAAGTGAACCCGCAGGGGCCAGTTTAGCTGCGACGGCGGGCAAACAGATTAAGAAAACTGTTTTAGAATTAGGGGGAAGCGACCCCTTTATCGTTTTAGAAAGTGCTGATATTGAAGCTGCTGCCACCACAGCGGTTACGGCAAGGCTTCTCAATAATGGACAATCTTGTATTGCGGCCAAACGCTTTATCCTAGTCGAGTCCGTAGCCGATCGCTTCGAGCAATTATTAGTGGAAAAATTCCAAGCCTTAAAAGTCGGTGATCCGATGTTAGAAGACACAGACATTGGCCCCTTAGCCACCCCGTCCATGTTATTGGAAATTAGCCAACAAGTTCAAGAAACGGTGACAAAAGGAGGGAAAATTTTAACAGGGGGTCAAGTGATCAGCGATCGCCCTGGTAACTTTTATCCGCCTACTATATTAACGGATATTCCCGTAGATTCCCCTGGTTATAGCGATGAATTCTTTGGGCCCGTTGCTTTACTCTTTCGGGTAAAAGATATCGACGAAGCTATTGAATTAGCCAATAGTACCATCTTTGGATTAGGGGCCAGTGGTTGGACCAATGATCCGGCTCAACAAGAACGCTTAATCGAGGAAATTGAAGCCGGATGTGTCTTTATCAATGGTATGGTCAAATCCGACCCCCGTTTACCTTTCGGGGGAATCAAGCGATCGGGATATGGAAGAGAATTAAGCATTCAAGGAATGCAAGAATTCCTCAATGTTAAAACGGTATGGATTAAGTAA